One Streptomyces sp. R28 DNA window includes the following coding sequences:
- a CDS encoding flavodoxin family protein: protein MTTPVVSIAYHSGYGHTAVIAEAVRSGAVEAGAEVHLIKVDEITEEQWATLDASDAIVFGSPTYMGTASGAFHVFAEATSKRWAEQAWTDKLAAGFTNSASKSGDKLHTLQFFQILAAQLGMHWINLGLLPGWNNSAGSENDLNRLGVFTGAAAQTNADQGPEAVHKADVATAEHLGRRVAETAKVFARGRVAAA, encoded by the coding sequence GTGACCACCCCTGTTGTCTCCATCGCCTACCACTCCGGCTACGGCCACACCGCCGTCATCGCCGAGGCCGTCCGTTCCGGTGCCGTCGAGGCCGGCGCCGAGGTGCACCTGATCAAGGTGGACGAGATCACCGAGGAGCAGTGGGCGACCCTCGACGCCTCGGACGCCATCGTGTTCGGTTCGCCGACCTACATGGGCACCGCGTCCGGCGCCTTCCACGTCTTCGCGGAGGCGACCTCGAAGCGCTGGGCCGAGCAGGCCTGGACGGACAAGCTGGCCGCCGGCTTCACCAACTCCGCCTCCAAGAGCGGCGACAAGCTGCACACCCTGCAGTTCTTCCAAATCCTCGCCGCCCAGCTCGGCATGCACTGGATCAACCTCGGCCTGCTCCCCGGCTGGAACAACAGCGCCGGCTCCGAGAACGACCTCAACCGCCTCGGCGTCTTCACCGGCGCCGCCGCCCAGACCAACGCCGACCAGGGGCCGGAGGCCGTTCACAAGGCCGACGTCGCGACGGCCGAGCACCTGGGGCGCCGGGTGGCCGAGACGGCGAAGGTGTTCGCGCGAGGGCGCGTCGCGGCCGCCTGA
- the mutM gene encoding bifunctional DNA-formamidopyrimidine glycosylase/DNA-(apurinic or apyrimidinic site) lyase, with product MPELPEVEVVRRGLERWVAHRTVADAEVLHPRAVRRHIAGADDFAHRLKGHRIGMPSRRGKYLWLPLEDTEQSILAHLGMSGQLLVQPQGAPDEKHLRIRVRFADALGTELRFVDQRTFGGLSLHDNTPDGLPDVIAHIARDPLDPLFDDEAFHQALRRKRTTIKRALLDQSLISGVGNIYADEALWRTRLHYDRPTATFTRPRSLELLGHIRDVMNAALAVGGTSFDSLYVNVNGESGYFDRSLDAYGREGLPCKRCGTPMRRRPWMNRSSYFCPTCQRAPRVSS from the coding sequence ATGCCCGAGTTGCCCGAGGTCGAAGTGGTCCGGCGCGGTCTGGAGCGGTGGGTCGCCCATCGCACCGTCGCCGATGCCGAGGTGCTGCACCCGCGTGCCGTACGGCGGCACATCGCCGGTGCGGACGACTTCGCGCACCGTCTCAAGGGCCACCGCATCGGCATGCCGAGCCGTCGCGGCAAGTACCTGTGGCTGCCGCTGGAGGACACGGAGCAGTCGATCCTGGCCCACCTCGGGATGAGCGGCCAGCTGCTGGTGCAGCCGCAGGGAGCGCCCGACGAGAAGCACCTCAGGATCCGCGTGCGGTTCGCCGACGCCCTCGGCACCGAACTCCGGTTCGTCGACCAACGCACCTTCGGCGGCCTGTCGTTGCACGACAACACCCCCGACGGCCTGCCCGACGTGATCGCGCACATCGCCCGCGACCCCCTCGACCCGCTCTTCGACGACGAGGCCTTCCACCAGGCCCTGCGCCGCAAGCGCACGACGATCAAACGGGCCCTGCTCGACCAGTCGTTGATCAGCGGCGTCGGCAACATCTACGCGGACGAGGCCCTTTGGCGCACCCGCCTCCACTACGACCGCCCGACCGCGACCTTCACCCGCCCGCGCTCCCTCGAACTGCTGGGTCACATAAGGGACGTCATGAATGCCGCCCTCGCGGTGGGCGGCACGAGCTTCGACAGCCTGTACGTCAATGTCAACGGCGAGTCGGGCTACTTCGACCGGTCACTGGATGCGTACGGCCGTGAAGGGCTGCCGTGCAAGCGGTGCGGTACGCCGATGCGCCGACGGCCCTGGATGAACCGGTCCAGCTACTTCTGCCCGACGTGTCAGAGGGCGCCGCGCGTCTCGTCGTAA
- a CDS encoding acylphosphatase: MSEDVRLVAWVRGRVQGVGFRWFTRAKALEIGGLSGFALNLDDGRVQVVAEGARDGCEGLLDWLQGDDTPGRVDGVTEIWDTPRGGYDGFAVR, translated from the coding sequence ATGAGCGAGGATGTACGGCTGGTCGCCTGGGTGCGTGGACGCGTCCAAGGCGTGGGTTTTCGCTGGTTCACGCGGGCCAAGGCGCTCGAGATCGGCGGCCTGAGTGGTTTTGCTCTCAATTTGGACGACGGACGGGTCCAGGTCGTCGCTGAGGGCGCCCGGGATGGGTGTGAGGGACTCCTGGACTGGCTTCAGGGCGACGACACGCCCGGGCGCGTGGACGGTGTCACCGAGATCTGGGACACACCTCGCGGGGGTTACGACGGCTTCGCCGTCCGCTGA
- the rnc gene encoding ribonuclease III, with the protein MSTPKKNAADNTASSHTLLEGRLGYKLESALLVRALTHRSYAYENGGLPTNERLEFLGDSVLGLVVTDTLYRTHPDLPEGQLAKLRAAVVNSRALAEVGRGLDLGSFIRLGRGEEGTGGRDKASILADTLEAVIGAVYLDQGLDSAAELVHRLFDPLIEKSSNLGAGLDWKTSLQELTATQGLGVPEYLVTETGPDHEKTFTAAARVGGVSYGTGTGRSKKEAEQQAAESAWRSIKAAADERAKQAKAAADAAEPEPDADADASSASA; encoded by the coding sequence GTGTCCACGCCGAAGAAGAACGCAGCGGACAACACAGCCTCGTCCCACACGCTGTTGGAAGGGCGGCTCGGGTACAAGCTCGAGTCCGCCCTTCTGGTGCGTGCGCTGACCCACCGTTCCTACGCATACGAGAACGGCGGTCTGCCCACCAACGAGCGCCTGGAGTTCCTCGGGGACTCCGTCCTCGGCCTCGTGGTGACGGACACGCTGTACCGCACCCACCCCGACCTGCCCGAAGGCCAGCTGGCCAAGTTGCGGGCCGCGGTGGTCAACTCGCGTGCGCTGGCGGAGGTCGGCCGTGGGCTCGACCTGGGCTCCTTCATCCGGCTCGGCCGCGGTGAAGAGGGCACGGGCGGCCGGGACAAGGCGTCCATCCTCGCCGACACCCTGGAAGCGGTGATCGGCGCGGTCTATCTCGACCAGGGCCTGGACTCGGCGGCGGAGCTCGTGCACCGCCTGTTCGACCCCCTGATCGAGAAGTCCTCGAACCTCGGAGCCGGCCTGGACTGGAAGACGTCCCTCCAGGAGCTCACCGCGACCCAAGGCCTCGGCGTCCCCGAGTACCTGGTCACGGAGACCGGCCCCGACCACGAGAAGACCTTCACTGCTGCCGCCCGCGTCGGAGGCGTCTCGTACGGCACCGGCACCGGCCGCAGCAAGAAGGAGGCGGAGCAGCAGGCCGCGGAATCCGCGTGGCGGTCCATCAAGGCCGCAGCGGACGAGCGGGCCAAGCAGGCGAAGGCGGCAGCAGACGCTGCCGAGCCCGAGCCCGATGCCGACGCCGACGCGTCGTCGGCCTCCGCCTGA
- a CDS encoding helicase-related protein yields the protein MDLVPALEEPLKKVLGPPTAKVMAEHLGLHTVGDLLHHYPRRYEERGQLTHLADLPMDEHVTVVAMVADARLHTFASAKAPRGKGQRLEVTITDGSGRLQLVFFGAGVHKPHKELLPGTRAMFAGKVSVFNRRLQLAHPAYELLRGDSEETVETWAGALIPMYPATAKLESWKIGKAIQTVLPHAQEAVDPLPDSLREGRGLVSLPEALLKIHRPHTKADIEDARSRLKWDEAFVLQVALARRRHADAQLPAVARKPKPDGLLTAFDDRLPFTLTDGQQKVSKEIFDDLATEHPMHRLLQGEVGSGKAQPLDSLVLTPSGFRRMGDLGVGDEVVVPNGELALIDGVFPQGERDVWRLVLSDGSSVECDDEHLWIVGTRCGWHRGQAPKIMTTREIRLDTFKADGSSKWYVPAAAPVDLGGDSGLPLDPYLFGLLLGDGSFRHPLRLSTTDDEIRDAVSAAVAPECRLVPVKGSRCDYTIELSRRADGVRNPVIQTLRDLNLWGETAQGTFVPDAFKNTSVKNRLALLQGLLDTDGTIHADGMSLSLRTASRRLADDVAWLVRSLGGRARVLPERAAWNVSVALPDEYAPFRLTRKAERVRPRPQYNTFQRGIRAVEYVGRKPAQCISVAHPSHAYITDNFTVTHNTMVALRAMLAVVDAGGQAAMLAPTEVLAQQHHRSIVEMMGELAEGGMLGGAEHATKVVLLTGSMGAAARRQALLDLVTADAGIVIGTHALIEDKVQFHDLGLVVVDEQHRFGVEQRDALRGKGKQPPHLLVMTATPIPRTVAMTVFGDLETSVLDQLPAGRSPIASHVVPAADKPHFLARAWQRVREEVENGHQAYVVCPRIGDEEDDPKKGGKKKSPEDEAEKRPPLAVLEVADQLAKGPLQGLRVEILHGRMHPDDKDAVMRRFAAGETDVLVATTVIEVGVNVPNATAMVIMDADRFGVSQLHQLRGRVGRGSAPGLCLLVTEMPEAGAARQRLNAVASTLDGFELSRIDLEQRREGDVLGQAQSGARTSLRVLAVIEDEEIIAEARDEAAALVAADPELTNLPGLRTALDALLDEEREQYLEKG from the coding sequence ATGGATCTCGTGCCCGCACTGGAAGAACCACTGAAGAAAGTGCTCGGCCCTCCCACCGCGAAGGTGATGGCCGAGCACCTCGGCCTGCACACGGTCGGCGACCTCCTGCACCACTACCCGCGCAGATACGAGGAGCGCGGCCAGCTCACGCACCTGGCCGACCTCCCCATGGACGAGCACGTGACGGTGGTCGCCATGGTCGCCGACGCCCGCCTGCACACCTTCGCCTCCGCCAAGGCCCCGCGCGGCAAGGGCCAGCGCCTCGAAGTCACGATCACGGACGGCAGCGGCCGCCTCCAACTGGTCTTCTTCGGCGCCGGCGTTCACAAGCCCCACAAGGAGCTCCTGCCGGGCACCCGCGCGATGTTCGCGGGCAAGGTCTCCGTCTTCAACCGCCGCCTGCAACTGGCCCATCCGGCCTACGAGTTGCTGCGCGGCGACTCGGAGGAGACGGTCGAGACCTGGGCCGGCGCCCTCATCCCGATGTACCCGGCCACCGCCAAGCTGGAGTCCTGGAAGATCGGCAAGGCGATCCAGACGGTCCTTCCCCATGCCCAGGAGGCCGTCGACCCCCTCCCCGACTCCCTTCGCGAGGGCCGAGGCCTGGTCTCCCTCCCGGAAGCCCTCCTGAAGATCCACCGCCCGCACACCAAGGCGGACATCGAGGACGCCCGCTCCCGCCTCAAGTGGGACGAGGCGTTCGTCCTCCAGGTGGCCCTCGCGCGCCGCCGGCACGCCGACGCCCAACTCCCGGCGGTGGCCCGCAAACCCAAGCCGGACGGCCTCCTCACGGCCTTCGACGACCGCCTCCCCTTCACCCTCACCGACGGTCAGCAAAAGGTCTCGAAGGAGATCTTCGACGACCTCGCCACCGAACACCCGATGCACCGGCTGCTCCAGGGAGAGGTCGGATCGGGCAAGGCGCAACCCCTCGACTCACTCGTGCTCACACCCTCCGGTTTCCGTCGGATGGGTGACCTGGGCGTGGGGGACGAAGTCGTCGTGCCGAACGGGGAGCTCGCGCTGATCGACGGCGTCTTCCCGCAAGGCGAACGCGATGTGTGGCGCCTGGTCCTCTCCGACGGAAGTTCCGTGGAGTGCGACGACGAGCACCTCTGGATCGTCGGCACCAGGTGTGGGTGGCACCGGGGCCAGGCTCCCAAGATCATGACGACGCGGGAGATCCGTCTCGACACGTTCAAGGCAGACGGGTCCTCGAAGTGGTACGTCCCAGCCGCAGCACCGGTCGATCTCGGAGGCGACTCGGGGCTGCCGCTGGACCCCTACCTGTTCGGACTTCTCCTCGGGGACGGCTCGTTCCGTCACCCCCTCCGTCTGTCGACGACCGACGACGAGATTCGTGATGCCGTGTCGGCCGCCGTGGCGCCGGAATGCCGCCTGGTGCCGGTGAAGGGTTCGCGCTGCGACTACACGATCGAGCTTTCCCGGCGTGCCGATGGAGTCCGCAACCCAGTGATCCAGACCCTGCGGGATCTGAACCTCTGGGGCGAGACGGCGCAAGGCACATTCGTTCCCGACGCTTTCAAGAACACATCGGTCAAGAACCGTCTCGCTCTGCTGCAAGGGCTCCTGGACACCGACGGCACGATCCACGCGGACGGTATGAGCCTGTCGCTCCGCACGGCCTCGCGCAGGCTTGCGGACGATGTCGCCTGGCTCGTGCGCTCGCTGGGCGGCCGTGCGCGCGTCCTGCCGGAACGAGCTGCGTGGAACGTGTCGGTCGCCCTGCCCGACGAGTACGCGCCGTTCCGCCTGACCCGCAAGGCCGAACGTGTCCGGCCCCGGCCGCAGTACAACACCTTCCAGCGGGGAATCCGCGCGGTCGAGTACGTGGGGCGAAAGCCGGCCCAGTGCATCAGCGTGGCTCACCCGAGCCACGCGTACATCACCGACAACTTCACGGTCACCCACAACACGATGGTGGCCCTGCGCGCCATGCTCGCCGTCGTCGACGCGGGCGGCCAGGCCGCGATGCTCGCGCCCACCGAGGTCCTGGCCCAGCAGCACCACCGCTCGATCGTCGAGATGATGGGCGAGCTGGCCGAGGGCGGAATGCTGGGCGGGGCCGAGCACGCCACCAAGGTGGTCCTGCTCACCGGCTCCATGGGCGCGGCCGCCCGTCGCCAGGCCCTGCTCGACCTGGTCACCGCAGACGCCGGGATCGTGATCGGCACGCACGCGCTGATCGAGGACAAGGTGCAGTTCCACGACCTCGGCCTGGTCGTCGTCGACGAACAGCACCGCTTCGGCGTCGAACAGCGCGACGCCCTGCGCGGCAAGGGCAAACAGCCGCCCCACCTGCTCGTCATGACGGCCACGCCCATCCCTCGCACGGTCGCCATGACCGTCTTCGGCGACCTGGAGACCTCGGTCCTCGACCAGCTCCCGGCCGGCCGCTCGCCGATCGCCAGCCATGTCGTCCCGGCCGCCGACAAGCCCCACTTCCTGGCCCGCGCCTGGCAGCGGGTGCGCGAGGAGGTGGAGAACGGCCATCAGGCGTACGTCGTCTGCCCGCGCATCGGCGACGAGGAGGACGACCCGAAGAAGGGCGGCAAGAAGAAGTCGCCGGAGGACGAGGCGGAGAAGCGCCCGCCGCTCGCCGTCCTGGAGGTGGCCGACCAACTGGCCAAGGGGCCCTTGCAGGGCCTCAGGGTCGAGATCCTGCACGGCCGGATGCACCCCGACGACAAGGACGCCGTCATGCGCCGCTTCGCCGCCGGCGAGACGGACGTCCTGGTCGCCACGACGGTCATCGAGGTCGGCGTGAACGTCCCCAACGCCACGGCGATGGTGATCATGGACGCGGACCGCTTCGGCGTCTCCCAGCTCCACCAGCTGCGCGGCCGCGTCGGCCGTGGCTCCGCCCCCGGCCTCTGCCTCCTGGTCACCGAGATGCCGGAGGCCGGCGCGGCCCGCCAGCGCCTCAACGCGGTCGCCTCCACCCTCGACGGCTTCGAACTCTCCCGCATCGACCTGGAACAGCGCCGCGAGGGCGACGTCCTGGGCCAGGCCCAGTCCGGAGCCCGTACCTCCCTGCGGGTCCTCGCCGTCATCGAGGACGAGGAGATCATCGCCGAGGCGCGGGACGAGGCGGCGGCGCTGGTGGCCGCCGACCCGGAGCTGACCAACCTGCCAGGTCTGCGTACAGCACTGGACGCCCTCTTGGACGAGGAGAGGGAGCAGTACTTGGAAAAGGGGTGA
- a CDS encoding ATP synthase F0 subunit B, which translates to MDVQKKLDEIVAAVSGARSMPMSASCVVNRADLLSMLEEVREALPGSLAQAQELIGDREQMVEQARQEAERIIHSAHAERGSLISDTEVARRSQAEADRILAEARKEAEDIRAEADDYVDSKLANFEVVLTKTLGSVGRGREKLLGTGPGTDEQGYEDEDAPERSHDPETLRRTADEYVDVKLGAFEAVLAKTLEAVGRGRQKLHGRIATDDLGALADDLSTVQHSSDADYLADLAALAEQDASATAAEQPAQQQQYDQQAAVQPAYGYQQQSADPYGGYQQGYGGQQDPYGYQQAQQADPYAYQGYAPQQPAYDPNQAQQQAAQQPSQGNQGYALDETSLFDTGMISAEQLRAYEQGRGQ; encoded by the coding sequence GTGGACGTACAGAAGAAGCTCGACGAGATCGTCGCGGCCGTCTCGGGTGCCCGGTCGATGCCCATGTCGGCCTCGTGCGTGGTCAACCGAGCCGACCTGCTCTCGATGCTCGAAGAGGTCCGCGAGGCCCTGCCCGGCTCCCTCGCCCAGGCCCAGGAGCTGATCGGCGACCGTGAGCAGATGGTCGAGCAGGCCCGTCAGGAGGCCGAGCGGATCATCCACTCCGCGCACGCCGAGCGCGGCTCCCTGATCTCCGACACCGAGGTCGCCCGCCGCTCCCAGGCCGAGGCCGACCGCATCCTCGCCGAGGCCCGCAAGGAGGCCGAGGACATCCGCGCGGAGGCCGACGACTACGTCGACTCCAAGCTCGCCAACTTCGAGGTCGTCCTCACCAAGACCCTCGGCTCCGTCGGCCGTGGCCGCGAGAAGCTCCTCGGCACCGGCCCAGGCACCGACGAGCAGGGCTACGAGGACGAGGACGCCCCCGAGCGCAGCCACGACCCCGAGACCCTGCGCCGCACCGCCGACGAGTACGTCGACGTCAAGCTCGGTGCCTTCGAGGCGGTCCTGGCCAAGACCCTGGAGGCCGTCGGCCGCGGCCGCCAGAAGCTGCACGGCCGTATCGCCACGGACGACCTCGGCGCCCTCGCCGACGACCTGAGCACGGTCCAGCACTCCAGCGACGCCGACTACCTGGCCGACCTCGCCGCCCTCGCGGAGCAGGACGCCTCGGCAACCGCCGCCGAGCAGCCCGCCCAGCAGCAGCAGTACGACCAGCAGGCGGCCGTGCAGCCGGCGTACGGCTACCAGCAGCAGAGCGCGGATCCGTACGGCGGCTACCAGCAGGGCTACGGCGGCCAGCAGGACCCGTACGGCTACCAGCAGGCCCAGCAGGCCGACCCCTATGCCTACCAGGGCTACGCCCCGCAGCAGCCCGCCTACGACCCGAACCAGGCCCAGCAGCAGGCCGCCCAGCAGCCCTCGCAGGGCAACCAGGGCTACGCCCTCGACGAGACCAGCCTCTTCGACACCGGCATGATCAGTGCGGAGCAGTTGCGGGCCTACGAACAGGGGCGAGGCCAGTAA
- a CDS encoding CAP domain-containing protein, protein MGRHRRSAAGRAATGRATGVTHTDGSYTEGHDPRDSYTRDHPTQMGIAPYLNPEAYAEAYAKSDAYLYASADDYDRITDPTTFPGDAASLGDSDAGATTAVFRSEGFTPSGGSGRPRGSSHRRRKKKAGAPVKTGLLGVSAAVALGTVAVATGVVPGIDNYQLGGSGSADKVQAADTPTNSPSEQGGTSGSAENHDDGGSASRDVQRPASPSPSTSSAAPTKTPSKKPSATPSQKPKETPSRTATKAPEEEPEKERTSAPVTVSAEAAAAAEVLRLVNDERAQVGCSAVAANSSLADLAQDFSEDMAGRGFFDHTDPGGASPWDRAAKAGITDLGGENIARGQADAAAVMDAWMTSPGHKANILNCDFKTLGVGVHFGSGGPWWTQDFGY, encoded by the coding sequence ATGGGACGCCACCGACGCTCCGCCGCCGGCCGCGCCGCCACCGGCCGCGCCACAGGGGTCACACATACGGACGGCTCCTACACGGAGGGCCACGACCCCCGGGACTCGTACACGAGGGACCACCCCACGCAGATGGGCATCGCGCCCTATCTGAACCCGGAGGCGTACGCCGAGGCCTACGCGAAGAGTGACGCCTACCTGTACGCCTCGGCCGACGACTACGACCGGATCACCGACCCCACGACCTTCCCCGGCGACGCCGCATCCCTCGGCGACTCCGACGCGGGTGCGACCACCGCGGTCTTCCGCAGCGAGGGCTTCACGCCCTCCGGCGGCTCCGGGCGGCCCAGGGGCAGCTCGCACCGCCGCCGCAAGAAGAAGGCCGGGGCTCCGGTGAAGACCGGACTGCTCGGCGTCTCCGCGGCAGTCGCCCTGGGCACGGTCGCGGTCGCCACGGGCGTGGTGCCCGGCATCGACAACTACCAGCTCGGCGGCTCGGGCAGCGCGGACAAGGTGCAGGCCGCCGACACCCCGACCAACTCCCCGAGCGAACAGGGCGGCACGTCCGGCAGCGCCGAGAACCACGACGACGGCGGCTCGGCCAGCCGCGACGTCCAGCGGCCCGCCTCGCCGTCCCCGTCGACCTCGTCGGCCGCGCCGACGAAGACTCCGTCGAAGAAGCCCTCGGCCACGCCCAGCCAGAAGCCGAAGGAGACCCCTTCGCGTACGGCCACGAAGGCGCCCGAGGAGGAGCCGGAGAAGGAGAGGACCAGCGCTCCCGTGACGGTGTCCGCGGAGGCCGCCGCCGCGGCCGAGGTGCTGAGGCTCGTCAACGACGAGCGCGCACAGGTGGGCTGCAGCGCGGTAGCCGCCAACAGTTCACTCGCCGATCTGGCCCAGGACTTCAGCGAGGACATGGCCGGGCGCGGCTTCTTCGACCACACCGACCCCGGCGGGGCCTCTCCGTGGGACCGGGCCGCGAAGGCGGGCATAACCGACCTCGGCGGCGAGAACATAGCCCGCGGCCAGGCCGACGCGGCCGCGGTGATGGACGCCTGGATGACCAGCCCGGGCCACAAGGCCAACATCCTGAACTGCGACTTCAAGACGCTGGGGGTCGGTGTGCACTTCGGCTCCGGCGGGCCCTGGTGGACGCAGGACTTCGGTTACTGA
- the rsmD gene encoding 16S rRNA (guanine(966)-N(2))-methyltransferase RsmD, with translation MTRVIAGAAGGRRLAVPPGTGTRPTSDRAREGLFSTWQSLLGGPLEGERVLDLYAGSGAVGLEALSRGAGHTLLVEADARAARVVRENVKNLGLPGAEVRSGKAEQIIQTPAPTEPYDIVFLDPPYAVTDDDLREILLTLRSGGWLAPEALVTVERSTRGGEFRWPGGFEALRARRYGEGTFWYGRAASTCEDAR, from the coding sequence ATGACCCGCGTGATCGCCGGCGCAGCCGGCGGACGTCGCCTCGCCGTCCCCCCGGGCACCGGCACCCGCCCCACCTCCGACCGCGCGCGCGAAGGTCTCTTCTCCACGTGGCAGTCCCTCCTGGGCGGCCCCCTGGAAGGCGAACGCGTCCTCGACCTCTACGCGGGATCAGGCGCAGTCGGCCTGGAGGCCCTCTCCCGCGGCGCCGGCCACACCCTCCTCGTCGAAGCCGACGCCCGAGCAGCCCGCGTCGTCCGCGAGAACGTGAAGAATCTCGGCCTCCCCGGCGCCGAGGTGAGGTCGGGCAAAGCCGAACAGATCATCCAGACCCCGGCGCCGACCGAGCCGTACGACATCGTCTTCCTCGATCCCCCGTACGCCGTCACGGACGACGATCTTCGCGAGATTCTCCTCACACTCCGCTCAGGGGGCTGGCTCGCGCCGGAGGCACTCGTCACCGTGGAGCGCAGCACCAGAGGCGGAGAATTCCGGTGGCCGGGCGGCTTTGAAGCGCTCCGGGCCCGTCGCTACGGCGAGGGAACGTTTTGGTACGGTCGCGCCGCCTCTACGTGCGAAGACGCACGATGA
- a CDS encoding winged helix-turn-helix transcriptional regulator has translation MDTMQERTEAQNLPYDVFAKACPSRGTLEHVTGRWGGLTLGALYEGSLRFNELRRRVDGVSEKMLSQTLHALERDGLVHREAQPTNPPRVDYELTPLGRGITERLLTLIHFVEGQMDDVLEARRNYDETRGAL, from the coding sequence ATGGACACCATGCAGGAGCGCACGGAGGCGCAGAACCTCCCGTACGACGTGTTCGCCAAGGCCTGTCCCTCGCGCGGCACGCTGGAGCACGTCACGGGCCGCTGGGGCGGACTCACCCTCGGCGCCCTGTACGAGGGCTCGCTGCGCTTCAACGAGCTGCGCCGCCGCGTCGACGGCGTCAGCGAGAAGATGCTGTCCCAGACGCTGCACGCCCTGGAGCGCGACGGCCTGGTGCACCGCGAGGCCCAGCCGACCAATCCACCGCGGGTCGACTATGAGCTGACACCGCTGGGACGCGGGATCACCGAGCGGCTGCTGACCCTCATCCACTTCGTGGAGGGGCAGATGGACGACGTGCTCGAAGCACGCCGGAATTACGACGAGACGCGCGGCGCCCTCTGA
- the rpmF gene encoding 50S ribosomal protein L32: MAVPKRKMSRSNTRHRRSQWKAAVTPLVACERCHEPKQQHIACPSCGTYNKRQVLEV, from the coding sequence GTGGCTGTTCCGAAGCGGAAGATGTCGCGCAGCAACACGCGCCACCGCCGGTCGCAGTGGAAGGCTGCGGTCACCCCCCTGGTTGCGTGCGAGCGCTGCCACGAGCCCAAGCAGCAGCACATCGCGTGCCCGTCTTGCGGCACCTATAACAAGCGCCAGGTCCTCGAGGTCTGA
- a CDS encoding DUF177 domain-containing protein, giving the protein MTARLDHRNPLVFDTHELGRRPGALQRLTRTVDAPKDFGIQGVIGVPEGAPVELELRLESVMEGVLVTGTGRAQAEGECVRCLEPLQLDVEADFQEMFSYPDADDRGRAHHAEPGDDAEDDEDRLFLEDGLFGLESVLRDAVVLALPMQPVCQEDCPGLCAECGARLADDPDHHHDAVDIRWAALQGLAGSLEDGEKDEMSGAEPGVDEKQEK; this is encoded by the coding sequence GTGACAGCCCGCCTCGACCACCGCAACCCTCTCGTGTTCGACACGCACGAGCTGGGCCGGCGGCCCGGTGCGCTGCAGCGCCTGACCCGCACGGTCGACGCTCCCAAGGACTTCGGTATCCAGGGGGTCATCGGAGTGCCGGAAGGCGCCCCGGTGGAGCTCGAGCTCCGACTCGAGTCGGTCATGGAAGGTGTGCTTGTCACAGGCACCGGCCGTGCACAGGCCGAGGGGGAGTGCGTAAGGTGTCTGGAGCCGCTTCAGCTCGACGTCGAAGCGGACTTCCAGGAGATGTTCTCGTACCCTGACGCCGATGATCGGGGCCGCGCACACCACGCGGAACCCGGCGACGACGCCGAGGACGACGAGGACAGGCTCTTTCTCGAGGACGGCCTGTTCGGCCTCGAATCCGTGCTGCGCGATGCGGTGGTGCTCGCACTGCCGATGCAGCCGGTGTGCCAGGAAGACTGCCCGGGACTGTGCGCCGAGTGCGGCGCACGCCTCGCGGACGACCCGGACCACCACCATGACGCCGTCGACATCCGTTGGGCGGCACTGCAGGGACTCGCCGGTTCACTCGAAGACGGCGAGAAGGACGAGATGAGCGGCGCCGAACCGGGCGTCGACGAGAAGCAGGAGAAGTAG
- the coaD gene encoding pantetheine-phosphate adenylyltransferase, producing MRRAVCPGSFDPIHNGHLDIISRASRLYDEVYVAVMINKSKKSLFEVDERLDLIRQVTAEYGNVRVEAFHGLLVDFCKQREIPAIVKGLRAVSDFDYELQMAQMNNGLSGVETLFVPTNPTYSFMSSSLVKEVATWGGDVSHLVPLVVLEALNKRLRKD from the coding sequence GTGCGCCGCGCCGTCTGTCCTGGGTCATTCGACCCGATCCACAATGGACACCTCGACATCATTTCCCGCGCCTCCAGGCTGTACGACGAGGTCTACGTCGCAGTCATGATCAATAAGTCCAAGAAAAGCCTGTTCGAGGTCGACGAGCGCCTCGACCTGATCCGCCAGGTCACGGCCGAGTACGGCAACGTCCGGGTCGAGGCCTTCCACGGCCTCCTCGTCGACTTCTGCAAGCAGCGCGAGATCCCCGCCATCGTCAAGGGCCTGCGCGCGGTCAGCGACTTCGACTACGAACTGCAGATGGCCCAGATGAACAACGGCCTGTCGGGCGTGGAGACGCTCTTCGTGCCGACCAACCCCACCTACAGCTTCATGTCCTCCTCCCTGGTCAAGGAAGTGGCGACCTGGGGCGGCGACGTCTCCCACCTGGTACCCCTCGTGGTCCTGGAGGCCCTCAACAAGCGCCTGCGCAAGGACTGA